The following coding sequences are from one Thermostaphylospora chromogena window:
- a CDS encoding DUF2795 domain-containing protein codes for MEQRGSDKHGRRLDEQQKHETQGIVQGGDDSRVEEWKEPEPRTASGEEGLAPASYPPAHEPGSPEGMSSEDVDLRSAVARWISGTHAFPADRRTLVERAQERFAPDLVLSALRALPDRTYRNVEDIADELGFGGSARRD; via the coding sequence ATGGAACAGAGGGGAAGCGACAAGCACGGACGGCGCCTGGACGAACAGCAGAAACACGAGACCCAGGGCATCGTCCAGGGCGGGGACGACAGCCGGGTGGAGGAGTGGAAGGAGCCGGAACCCAGGACCGCCTCGGGGGAGGAGGGCTTGGCTCCGGCCTCGTATCCGCCCGCGCACGAGCCGGGCTCCCCGGAGGGCATGAGCTCGGAGGACGTGGATCTCCGCAGCGCCGTGGCCAGGTGGATCAGCGGCACACACGCGTTCCCCGCCGACCGCCGGACCCTGGTGGAGCGGGCGCAGGAGCGGTTCGCGCCGGATCTGGTGCTGTCCGCGCTGCGGGCGCTACCGGACCGTACCTACCGGAACGTGGAGGACATCGCCGACGAGCTGGGTTTCGGCGGATCCGCGCGGCGCGACTAG